Proteins encoded by one window of Winogradskyella sp. PG-2:
- a CDS encoding substrate-binding domain-containing protein: MINKGVDGILISLSNSTNDFNHLQKIIDYDIPLVLFDKITKLINCSKIIINDKKASYDAVSYLIKKGYKRIAYFRGDLNPQNSIDRFLGYKKALEENNIVFDYSLVYTCPNADFNEGYNNAEKLINDHGKTIDAICTITDLTAIGVINYLNEKKIKIPEEVAVLGFSNWFMSTVITPTLSSVEQNAKQTGEKSVEVLFHEIDCKQKGHPITHKTIIIDTELIIRNSC; the protein is encoded by the coding sequence ATAATAAATAAAGGGGTTGATGGTATTTTAATTTCTCTATCTAATAGCACAAATGATTTTAATCACTTACAAAAAATTATTGATTACGACATCCCTCTAGTTTTATTTGACAAAATCACTAAACTTATTAATTGTTCCAAAATTATTATTAATGATAAAAAAGCATCTTATGACGCTGTATCTTATTTAATTAAAAAAGGTTATAAACGCATAGCTTATTTTAGAGGAGATTTAAATCCACAAAATTCTATTGATCGATTTCTTGGCTATAAAAAAGCTTTAGAGGAGAATAATATAGTATTTGATTATTCCTTAGTTTACACATGTCCTAATGCAGATTTCAATGAAGGTTACAACAATGCTGAAAAGCTAATTAATGATCATGGTAAAACTATTGATGCTATCTGTACAATTACAGATTTGACAGCCATTGGAGTAATCAATTACCTTAACGAAAAGAAAATAAAAATACCTGAAGAAGTAGCTGTATTAGGATTTAGTAATTGGTTCATGTCAACCGTAATAACACCAACCCTATCTTCAGTAGAACAAAATGCGAAACAAACTGGAGAAAAATCTGTAGAAGTTTTATTTCACGAAATAGATTGTAAGCAAAAAGGACATCCCATTACTCATAAAACTATAATTATTGACACAGAATTAATTATTAGAAATTCTTGCTGA
- a CDS encoding LacI family DNA-binding transcriptional regulator, protein MKKITLKQIAKTLDISISTVSKALKNYPDVSKKTKQRVLELAESVNYSPNAFAQSLRSKESKTIGVIIPSMVHYYFSSVIDTILKEAEDRGYMVMLMQSNEDATLEKNRSIYNK, encoded by the coding sequence ATGAAGAAGATAACATTAAAGCAAATTGCTAAAACTTTAGACATCTCTATTTCTACAGTTTCTAAAGCTCTAAAAAATTATCCTGATGTAAGTAAAAAAACTAAACAACGTGTTTTAGAATTAGCAGAATCTGTTAACTACTCTCCAAATGCTTTTGCTCAAAGCCTCAGAAGCAAAGAATCTAAAACTATAGGTGTCATTATCCCAAGTATGGTGCACTATTATTTTTCTAGTGTTATTGATACGATTTTAAAAGAAGCTGAAGATAGAGGGTATATGGTAATGTTAATGCAATCTAATGAAGATGCTACTTTAGAAAAAAACAGGTCGATTTATAATAAATAA
- a CDS encoding SusC/RagA family TonB-linked outer membrane protein has product MTQNLLRKIVCSFFFVLGGLLYSQTVTGTVSDASGPLPGVNIIVKGTTNGTQTDLDGTYTINNVESEDILVFSYIGFKTQEIPVNGQTTINVTLADDAAGLDEVVVIGYGSTTVKDATGAVTAVKAEDFNGGIISSPEQLIQGKTAGVQITSASGEPGAGISIRIRVSNSIRSNNNPLFVVDGIPLSDEGTTPAAGGIVDGGDTARNPLNFINPNDIESISVLKDASATAIYGSRGANGVVIITTKSGKKGKGGVFEFNTNISHSSAANRFDLFGADEYRARQLAITGQALPAVDDVGGNTDWQDVITRKALSITNNLSYSRNYGSGNIRGTFSYGKQLGVLENSGQERITGRINASNRFLNDKLRVNVQLSASRVNDEAPQISGQSGASGNLIGAAYAAPPTWPNNPNFAVDGNRLNPANILENYLGETKTNRYLLNGSVGYDITNEFAAKVNLGYDYSDAFATSAVSSNYNNSGRITGNGQASRNTLEATSKLLEATLAYKKQLDNVTIDALAGYSFQDFRRQGYNSQGWGSARSDLNGMNDALENAINEIAGSITQPYQQFGYDSNGNNWLNSIIPFDDSGSLPAGFGSGYRSLWVDTFDNTDELQSYFARVNVSLNDKYLFTATMRADGSSRFGENNRYGYFPSGAFAWKINEEDFIGDKISTLKLRLSAGVTGNQGGLGYANYLKRRRFAGPGISNDGTVVDPGVETISQNNPDLKWESTTDFNAGLDFGFNNDRLRGSLDFYRKETKDLLIRRAAAAPAFDPFVFINLPNGTVINQGVEFALGYDFIQKEDTSFSVNFNVAYNKNTVEGLEGFEADFAALNGPGLTGAFAQRLGEGRSLFSYYLAEYNETNGTPDFDSTDKSFIDKDALPDVTTGLSLNFSKGNFDASAYFTGQFGFYVYNNTANAFLNGPTFATSRNGTPEALDLQSQEVSTLYLEKGDFIRLQNVSIGYNVPLSGDGGLQSLRFSLNGQNLFLITDYSGLDPEVSSNTGDLGSGIPSAGIDYLSFPRARTFTLGINAKF; this is encoded by the coding sequence ATGACACAAAATCTTTTGAGAAAAATTGTATGTAGTTTTTTCTTTGTTTTAGGAGGATTACTATATTCCCAAACTGTGACAGGTACTGTCTCAGACGCTTCAGGTCCATTACCTGGCGTAAACATTATTGTTAAAGGTACCACAAATGGTACTCAGACAGATCTTGATGGAACTTACACTATTAACAATGTTGAATCAGAAGACATTCTTGTTTTTAGTTATATTGGTTTTAAAACTCAAGAAATTCCTGTTAACGGACAAACGACTATTAATGTTACATTAGCTGATGATGCTGCTGGATTAGATGAAGTAGTTGTTATTGGTTATGGTAGTACGACTGTAAAAGATGCTACTGGAGCAGTTACTGCAGTTAAAGCAGAAGATTTTAACGGTGGTATTATTTCTTCACCAGAGCAACTTATCCAAGGTAAGACAGCTGGTGTTCAAATTACATCTGCAAGTGGTGAACCTGGAGCTGGTATTTCTATAAGAATTCGAGTTTCTAACTCTATTAGATCAAATAATAATCCTTTATTTGTTGTAGATGGTATACCATTGTCTGATGAAGGTACAACACCAGCAGCTGGCGGTATCGTAGATGGAGGAGATACAGCAAGAAATCCATTAAACTTTATTAATCCTAATGATATAGAGAGTATATCAGTATTGAAAGATGCTTCTGCAACTGCTATATATGGATCTAGAGGTGCAAATGGTGTTGTTATAATAACAACAAAAAGTGGTAAAAAAGGAAAAGGCGGCGTATTTGAGTTTAACACAAATATTAGTCATTCTTCTGCAGCAAATCGATTTGATTTATTTGGAGCAGATGAATATAGAGCTCGTCAATTAGCCATAACAGGACAAGCTCTACCAGCAGTAGATGATGTTGGTGGAAATACTGATTGGCAAGATGTGATTACCAGAAAAGCACTTTCTATTACTAATAATCTTTCTTATTCTAGAAACTATGGTTCTGGTAATATTAGAGGTACTTTTTCTTACGGAAAGCAATTAGGTGTCTTAGAAAATTCAGGACAAGAGCGTATTACAGGAAGAATTAATGCAAGTAATAGATTTTTAAATGATAAATTACGTGTAAACGTTCAATTATCTGCATCTCGAGTTAACGACGAAGCGCCACAAATTAGTGGTCAGTCTGGTGCTAGTGGAAATTTAATTGGTGCAGCATACGCAGCACCTCCTACATGGCCTAATAATCCAAATTTTGCTGTGGATGGGAATCGCTTGAACCCAGCAAACATTTTGGAAAATTATCTAGGGGAAACTAAAACGAACAGATATCTTCTTAATGGATCTGTTGGCTATGATATAACAAATGAATTTGCAGCTAAGGTTAATTTAGGTTATGATTACTCTGATGCTTTCGCAACATCTGCGGTAAGTAGTAATTATAACAACAGTGGTCGTATCACTGGAAATGGTCAAGCTTCAAGAAATACTTTAGAAGCAACAAGTAAATTATTAGAGGCAACATTAGCTTATAAGAAACAACTTGACAACGTTACAATTGATGCGTTAGCGGGTTATTCTTTCCAAGATTTTAGAAGACAAGGTTATAACTCACAAGGTTGGGGAAGCGCTCGAAGCGATTTAAACGGAATGAATGATGCCTTAGAAAACGCAATAAATGAGATTGCAGGATCAATTACTCAACCTTATCAACAATTTGGTTACGACTCTAATGGGAATAATTGGTTAAATAGTATAATACCATTTGATGATTCAGGATCTTTACCAGCAGGATTTGGATCTGGTTATCGTTCTTTATGGGTTGACACTTTTGATAACACAGATGAGTTACAATCTTATTTTGCGCGTGTGAATGTGTCTTTAAACGATAAATATTTATTTACGGCAACAATGAGAGCTGATGGGTCTTCTCGTTTTGGTGAAAATAACAGATATGGTTATTTTCCATCGGGAGCATTTGCATGGAAAATTAACGAAGAGGATTTTATAGGTGATAAGATTTCAACTTTAAAATTACGTTTAAGTGCTGGTGTTACTGGTAATCAAGGAGGTCTAGGATATGCTAACTATTTAAAAAGACGTCGTTTTGCAGGGCCAGGAATATCTAACGATGGGACAGTAGTTGATCCAGGTGTAGAAACGATTTCTCAAAATAACCCAGATTTAAAATGGGAATCTACAACTGACTTTAATGCAGGTTTAGATTTTGGATTTAATAATGACCGTTTAAGAGGTTCTCTAGATTTTTACAGAAAAGAAACGAAAGATTTATTAATAAGACGGGCGGCAGCTGCACCTGCTTTTGATCCATTCGTATTTATTAACCTTCCTAATGGTACAGTAATCAACCAAGGTGTTGAATTTGCTTTAGGATACGATTTTATTCAAAAAGAAGATACGAGCTTCTCTGTTAACTTTAATGTTGCTTATAATAAGAATACTGTTGAAGGGTTAGAAGGTTTTGAAGCTGACTTTGCAGCGTTAAATGGACCAGGTCTTACTGGAGCTTTTGCACAAAGATTAGGTGAGGGACGTTCTTTATTTTCTTATTATTTAGCGGAATATAATGAAACTAACGGTACACCAGATTTTGATTCAACAGATAAAAGTTTTATTGATAAAGATGCTTTACCAGATGTAACGACAGGATTGTCATTAAACTTTAGCAAAGGTAATTTTGATGCTAGCGCTTATTTTACAGGTCAATTTGGTTTTTACGTATATAATAATACAGCCAATGCATTTTTGAATGGACCAACATTTGCGACTTCTAGAAACGGAACACCTGAAGCACTTGATTTACAATCTCAAGAAGTTTCAACATTGTATCTAGAAAAGGGTGATTTCATAAGATTGCAAAATGTATCAATAGGTTATAATGTTCCTTTAAGTGGAGACGGAGGATTACAATCCCTAAGATTTTCTTTAAATGGTCAGAACTTATTTTTAATAACTGATTACAGTGGTTTAGATCCAGAAGTATCTTCTAATACTGGTGATTTAGGAAGTGGAATTCCTAGTGCTGGAATCGATTATTTATCTTTTCCAAGAGCTAGAACATTCACTTTAGGAATTAATGCGAAATTTTAA
- a CDS encoding RagB/SusD family nutrient uptake outer membrane protein, producing MKNYFNLKTKILVLSVLCIGLSSCTDLEVEQTDSALDTEFTGIETNDESESQVSAMYNSIRGYVGDQANLFALSEVTTDALLIPTRGSDWGDNGIWRQLHQHSWTPDHAFITNVWNQWNELQLTASEVLDSRSVASTESVGHAHFLRALGMFVILDNFGQIPFRDTTLSPLTNPEVLTGADAVNFIISDLENAISDMPSASAGGDNVRGSKAAARYLLAKVLLNKHVYTSGSPDAADMSRVVTLVDAIGADGFAAQAGYFDIFRESADTETVWYVNTGVGNRIFNGLHYNSTSAGGGGWNGFSTLAEYYDLFEGDMNNNRVDASGNPLDGQEERRGGVPPSGDVSGTEGSNVGFGYLIGQQYNVDGTPLNDRSGNPLSFTREFTNAATGELSLTDNDEVSGIRMMKYNPRYGGFTEHEIFFRYSDAHLMKAEAIMRGGASADTPLGLVNQLRALRNANGNTPPLGSLSEQDLIDERGRELYMEFWRRNDLIRFGQYTRDWQFKDASAVGNSEKHVFPIPASQVILNPNLTQNPGY from the coding sequence ATGAAAAACTATTTTAATTTAAAAACAAAGATTTTAGTCCTTTCTGTCCTATGCATTGGGTTATCTTCTTGTACTGATTTAGAAGTTGAACAAACAGATTCAGCATTAGATACAGAATTTACTGGAATTGAAACAAATGATGAATCTGAATCACAAGTATCTGCAATGTATAATAGCATTAGAGGATATGTTGGAGATCAAGCAAATTTATTCGCATTGAGTGAAGTAACTACAGATGCGTTATTAATTCCTACGAGAGGATCTGACTGGGGTGATAATGGAATTTGGAGACAATTACATCAACACTCTTGGACACCAGACCATGCTTTTATTACTAATGTATGGAACCAGTGGAATGAGTTGCAACTTACAGCAAGTGAGGTTTTAGATTCTAGATCTGTAGCCTCTACTGAAAGTGTAGGACACGCACATTTTTTAAGAGCATTAGGAATGTTTGTTATATTAGACAATTTTGGGCAAATTCCTTTCAGAGATACAACTTTAAGCCCGCTTACAAACCCAGAAGTACTAACAGGTGCTGATGCTGTTAACTTTATTATCAGTGATTTAGAAAATGCAATATCAGATATGCCAAGTGCTAGTGCAGGTGGAGATAACGTAAGGGGTTCTAAAGCTGCTGCTAGGTATTTATTAGCAAAAGTATTACTTAACAAGCATGTATATACAAGCGGCTCACCTGACGCGGCAGATATGTCTAGAGTAGTAACTTTAGTTGATGCTATCGGAGCTGACGGTTTTGCTGCTCAAGCTGGTTATTTTGATATTTTTAGAGAAAGTGCTGATACTGAAACAGTATGGTATGTGAATACTGGTGTAGGTAACCGTATTTTTAATGGACTACATTATAACTCTACTTCTGCAGGAGGTGGTGGTTGGAATGGATTTAGTACACTCGCAGAATATTACGACCTATTTGAAGGTGATATGAACAACAATAGAGTGGATGCTAGTGGAAATCCACTTGATGGTCAAGAAGAAAGACGTGGGGGTGTTCCTCCGTCTGGTGATGTTTCTGGGACTGAAGGTTCTAATGTAGGTTTTGGTTACTTAATTGGTCAACAATATAATGTAGATGGTACACCACTAAACGATAGATCTGGTAATCCATTAAGTTTTACAAGAGAATTTACTAATGCTGCTACAGGAGAATTAAGTTTAACAGATAATGACGAAGTAAGTGGAATAAGAATGATGAAGTATAATCCTCGTTATGGAGGATTTACTGAGCATGAAATATTCTTCAGATATTCGGATGCGCATTTAATGAAAGCTGAGGCTATTATGAGAGGTGGTGCTTCTGCAGATACACCATTAGGACTTGTAAATCAATTAAGAGCCCTTAGAAATGCAAATGGTAATACACCACCTTTAGGTAGTTTATCTGAACAAGATTTAATAGACGAAAGAGGAAGAGAATTATACATGGAATTTTGGAGACGAAATGATTTAATTCGTTTTGGTCAGTATACTAGAGATTGGCAGTTTAAAGATGCAAGTGCTGTAGGAAATTCTGAAAAGCATGTTTTCCCTATTCCAGCAAGTCAGGTAATACTTAATCCTAATTTAACACAGAATCCAGGTTACTAA
- a CDS encoding VCBS repeat-containing protein, translated as MRNVFYILIVFCFYSCKNEFNQDTLFTEVAESNIEFNNTLEYSKELNILNYLYFYNGAGVAIADFNNDRLSDIYFTGNQVSDKLYLNNGDFHFKDVTEVAYINNNEGWTTGVTTVDINQDGLMDIYVCKVSKHLNLESHNLLYINQGTNDDGIPQFKEQSQLYGLNFSGYSTQATFFDYDLDGDLDMYLLNHSLYPNSNYGTGKKRLGFDVSAGDRLFKNDNGYYKDISEEAGIYQGTIGYGLGISVSDLNNDGYPDLYIGNDFFENDYLYINQRDGTFREINADDSALGHTSHFSMGNTIADINNDLKSDIISMDMLPEDLKTLKSAATEYNYPIYQRYIKNGYNHQFMQNTFHLNQGNGKFSEIGFLSEIAATEWSWSPLTADFDNDGLKDLYITNGIKGVTNDMDFINFISNKTIPKHLGSDITYTSKDIIKKLPQKKVPNYIFRNIDGLTFENVTEQWMAKKPTFSNGAAYSDLDNDGDIDIVVNEVDEPANIYENHTSEKKANDYIKIAFKGSQKNRNGIGSKVIIYTKHKRLMGENYTTTGYLSAKEPYLHFGLGTDSSIDSIQVVWPTKVWQTIVEPRMNESLTVNYLDAKGDYYKDIKLSDKNYLSSINSLITYTHKDQETLDFSRDPLLPYSLSNNGPDIEIGDLNNDGLEDVVITGAKKQAAEVWIQNKEQKFKKLESIALNNDAISDDTAIALVDVNGDGKKEIIIASGGNEFKRGKAIIPRLYYFNNGEIVKDSTQFKDVEVNASKVSVLDIDNDGDKDICITANVEPHQFGETPKQYIFENNGKGNFEDVTDQICKDFRTIGNVYDIVWKDLDSNGFKDAIVVGHWMPITIFMNDGKNLNILNSKELADTSGWWNTLIAEDFDNDGDIDIIAGNWGLNTRLRTSEAEPINLYRQDFDDNGSKETIVTYYYKGVETTIANKDELVKQLPRLNKNFLSYNTFGEATIEELFGKSQLKSANQKQVFVLESCYFENVGNSTFKTHKLPLLTQNSSINHILVDDLNSDGYKDVILTGNNFEISTQLGRLDASHGIALINDKKGFFNTKNLPLFDIFGQVRDIEPLILNDEKIYVVGRNKDSLLFYKKQN; from the coding sequence TTGAGAAACGTTTTTTATATTCTAATTGTTTTTTGTTTTTATTCATGTAAAAATGAATTTAATCAAGACACACTATTTACAGAGGTTGCAGAATCTAACATAGAATTTAATAATACATTAGAGTATTCAAAGGAATTAAACATACTTAATTATTTATATTTTTATAATGGTGCAGGTGTCGCTATAGCAGATTTTAATAATGATAGATTAAGTGATATTTATTTTACAGGAAACCAAGTTTCGGATAAACTTTATTTAAATAATGGTGATTTTCACTTTAAAGATGTTACTGAAGTAGCTTATATAAATAACAATGAAGGTTGGACAACTGGTGTAACCACTGTAGATATTAACCAAGATGGCTTAATGGATATATATGTATGTAAGGTCAGTAAACACCTAAACCTTGAAAGTCACAATCTGTTATACATAAATCAAGGTACGAATGATGATGGTATTCCTCAATTTAAAGAGCAAAGCCAACTGTATGGATTAAACTTTTCGGGCTATTCTACTCAAGCTACTTTTTTTGATTACGATTTGGATGGTGATTTAGATATGTATTTACTTAATCATTCACTTTATCCTAACAGTAATTACGGTACAGGGAAAAAGCGTTTAGGTTTTGATGTTTCAGCAGGAGATAGATTGTTTAAAAATGATAATGGTTATTATAAAGATATATCAGAAGAAGCAGGAATTTATCAGGGAACTATAGGTTATGGGTTAGGTATATCTGTAAGTGATTTAAATAATGATGGCTATCCGGATTTATATATTGGGAATGATTTTTTTGAAAACGATTACTTATACATTAATCAACGAGATGGCACATTTAGAGAGATTAATGCAGATGACTCAGCTTTAGGGCATACGTCACATTTTTCAATGGGTAATACGATAGCAGATATAAATAATGATTTAAAATCAGATATCATTTCTATGGATATGCTTCCAGAAGATCTGAAAACTTTAAAGAGTGCAGCAACAGAGTATAACTATCCTATTTATCAGCGATATATTAAAAATGGCTATAATCATCAATTTATGCAAAACACCTTCCATCTTAATCAGGGTAATGGTAAGTTTTCAGAAATTGGTTTTTTAAGTGAAATTGCAGCTACAGAATGGTCTTGGTCACCTTTGACCGCAGATTTTGACAATGATGGGCTAAAAGATCTTTATATTACCAATGGTATAAAAGGGGTTACAAATGATATGGATTTTATAAATTTTATATCAAATAAAACCATACCTAAGCATTTGGGTTCAGACATTACTTATACGTCTAAGGATATCATAAAAAAATTACCACAAAAAAAAGTACCCAACTATATATTTAGAAATATTGATGGTTTAACATTTGAGAATGTTACAGAACAGTGGATGGCTAAAAAGCCAACATTTAGTAATGGTGCAGCGTATTCTGATTTGGATAATGATGGGGATATAGATATTGTTGTAAATGAAGTGGATGAACCTGCTAACATTTATGAAAACCATACTTCAGAAAAGAAAGCAAATGATTATATAAAAATTGCATTTAAGGGCAGTCAAAAAAACAGAAATGGAATAGGATCAAAAGTTATTATTTATACAAAGCATAAGAGGTTGATGGGAGAAAATTATACCACTACAGGTTATCTTTCTGCTAAAGAACCATATTTACATTTTGGACTTGGAACAGATTCGAGTATAGATTCTATACAAGTTGTTTGGCCCACTAAAGTATGGCAAACCATTGTGGAACCAAGAATGAATGAAAGTCTAACAGTAAATTATTTGGATGCAAAAGGTGATTACTACAAGGATATAAAGCTTTCTGATAAAAATTATTTAAGCTCAATTAATTCCCTCATAACCTATACTCATAAAGATCAAGAAACTTTAGATTTTAGTAGAGATCCATTATTGCCATATAGTTTGTCTAATAACGGACCTGATATAGAGATAGGAGATTTAAATAATGATGGCTTAGAAGATGTTGTTATTACTGGTGCAAAAAAACAAGCTGCTGAGGTTTGGATTCAAAACAAAGAACAAAAATTTAAAAAATTAGAATCAATAGCTTTAAATAATGATGCGATTAGCGATGATACAGCGATTGCATTAGTAGACGTTAACGGAGATGGCAAAAAAGAAATTATCATAGCAAGTGGTGGTAATGAATTTAAACGAGGTAAAGCTATAATACCTAGATTGTATTATTTTAATAATGGTGAAATTGTAAAGGATTCTACTCAATTTAAAGACGTTGAAGTAAATGCGTCTAAAGTTTCAGTTTTAGATATAGATAACGATGGTGATAAAGATATTTGTATTACTGCAAATGTAGAGCCTCATCAATTTGGTGAAACACCAAAGCAATACATTTTTGAAAATAATGGTAAAGGAAATTTTGAGGATGTTACTGACCAGATATGTAAAGATTTTAGAACCATAGGTAATGTATATGATATTGTCTGGAAAGATTTAGATAGTAACGGATTTAAAGATGCTATTGTGGTTGGGCATTGGATGCCGATTACCATTTTTATGAATGACGGCAAAAATTTAAATATATTAAATTCCAAAGAGTTGGCAGATACATCTGGATGGTGGAATACATTAATAGCTGAAGACTTTGATAACGATGGAGATATTGATATCATAGCTGGAAATTGGGGACTGAATACAAGACTGAGAACAAGTGAAGCAGAGCCTATAAATTTATACAGACAAGATTTCGATGATAATGGTTCAAAAGAAACAATAGTGACTTATTATTATAAAGGTGTCGAAACCACTATTGCTAATAAAGATGAATTAGTAAAGCAATTACCTAGACTAAATAAAAACTTCCTTTCTTATAACACCTTTGGTGAAGCCACCATTGAAGAATTGTTTGGTAAAAGTCAATTAAAAAGCGCAAATCAAAAACAGGTGTTTGTATTAGAATCTTGTTATTTTGAAAATGTTGGAAACTCAACTTTTAAAACACATAAACTTCCTTTATTGACTCAAAATTCATCCATTAACCACATATTAGTAGATGATTTAAATTCAGATGGATACAAGGATGTTATTTTGACGGGTAATAATTTCGAAATAAGCACGCAACTTGGACGTTTAGATGCATCCCATGGCATTGCATTAATCAATGATAAAAAGGGCTTTTTTAACACTAAAAATTTGCCTTTATTTGATATATTTGGTCAGGTTAGAGACATAGAGCCATTAATACTCAATGATGAAAAAATCTATGTAGTTGGACGAAACAAAGACAGTCTTTTATTCTATAAAAAACAAAATTAA